The following are encoded together in the Campylobacteraceae bacterium genome:
- a CDS encoding ABC transporter permease, protein MVNIKNINWNDYIIYIVFIAIFVFFAVTLGDKGFLSSQNLMNIVRQTTMIGIMAVGVTFVLSTAEIDLSFGSIVALSAIVCALVLENTDNIVISVFAGLAAGTLVGAINGFFVGYVNIPSFLVTLGMTGIVAGISRNITELRSIPIDNDTFSFIFGNGDIANVSVLFIWLLFVGIVGAILLNKTSFGRQVLATGGNMLSAIYSGINVSKIKMQVLMLNAFLAALAGILYAGRLEGARYTLGENDLMMVIAAVIIGGTSLFGGKGRIIGSIIGALLMGIINNGLILMALSIDHQMILRGIIIILAVTVMMKTEKK, encoded by the coding sequence ATGGTGAATATTAAGAATATAAATTGGAATGACTATATTATATATATTGTTTTTATAGCAATTTTTGTTTTTTTTGCAGTTACATTAGGAGATAAGGGCTTTTTAAGTTCTCAAAACTTGATGAATATTGTGCGACAAACAACTATGATAGGAATAATGGCAGTTGGGGTAACTTTTGTTTTATCAACGGCAGAGATTGACCTCTCTTTTGGAAGTATTGTTGCATTAAGTGCTATTGTTTGCGCGCTTGTACTTGAGAACACAGATAATATTGTAATCAGTGTTTTTGCAGGATTAGCAGCAGGTACCTTAGTTGGTGCTATTAACGGTTTTTTTGTGGGATATGTCAATATTCCAAGTTTTTTAGTAACTCTGGGAATGACAGGCATTGTTGCAGGTATTTCAAGAAATATTACAGAACTTAGATCAATTCCAATTGATAACGATACTTTCTCTTTTATTTTTGGAAATGGTGATATTGCAAATGTCTCAGTATTATTTATATGGTTGTTATTTGTAGGTATTGTTGGGGCAATTTTATTAAATAAAACCTCCTTTGGGAGGCAGGTATTAGCAACGGGTGGCAATATGTTGTCTGCCATTTATTCTGGTATTAATGTCAGTAAAATAAAAATGCAAGTATTGATGTTAAACGCATTTTTAGCTGCTCTTGCTGGTATTTTATATGCAGGTAGATTAGAAGGTGCAAGATATACTCTTGGTGAAAATGATTTAATGATGGTAATTGCTGCTGTTATTATTGGAGGAACCAGTTTATTTGGTGGAAAAGGTAGAATAATTGGTTCAATTATAGGGGCATTGTTAATGGGTATCATAAACAATGGACTGATTTTAATGGCACTATCCATAGATCATCAAATGATTTTAAGAGGAATTATAATTATTCTTGCTGTAACAGTTATGATGAAAACTGAAAAAAAATAG
- a CDS encoding sugar ABC transporter ATP-binding protein: MIEKEYAIDIENLNISFNNVSVLKNVNFSLREGEIHALAGKNGAGKSTLMKAITGINPSDKHCIKIFGKSFDKYTTAEALESKIAMVYQDLSLVKTMSISQNIFLNNDSFSKYGILNDALANEKAKELLLSLGIDNIDVNTLVSDISVGEAQLVEIAKSLANEPKILILDEPTASLTSAEVSKLFESIKLLQAKGMSIVYITHYLDDIMSLCNAVSVLRDGEIISSCKTEDTSIEEIISGMLGEDNLSTRNWRNNKEVIDKSEMPLLELKDISSSYVNNINLKVYKGEIVGLAGLLGSGRTEILDLIYGLTNKDSGDVIIKGEKVTINSVQDAIKNKISMSPEERRTQGLVLDFSIKHNLVMPILNEVSKMFMINSKKEIKIASHNISYLKIKCNGPEQAIKYLSGGNQQKVVIGKCLASKSNILLLNDPTFGIDIHSKLQIMNIIKEYVKEGNCVIFVSSEFKEIADFCDRTYIVKKREIVKELNNDGLSEEKLLQEVQ, translated from the coding sequence ATGATAGAAAAAGAATATGCAATAGATATTGAGAACTTAAACATAAGTTTTAATAATGTAAGCGTTTTAAAAAATGTAAACTTCTCTTTACGTGAGGGGGAAATACACGCTTTGGCTGGTAAAAATGGTGCTGGAAAATCTACTTTAATGAAAGCCATTACAGGTATTAATCCCTCTGATAAACATTGCATTAAAATTTTTGGAAAAAGTTTTGATAAGTACACTACTGCTGAGGCTCTTGAATCAAAAATTGCAATGGTATATCAGGACTTAAGTTTAGTCAAAACAATGAGTATTAGTCAGAATATTTTTCTTAATAACGATTCTTTTAGTAAATATGGCATCTTAAATGATGCCTTGGCTAATGAAAAAGCAAAAGAACTTCTTCTTTCATTAGGAATAGATAATATTGATGTAAATACCTTAGTAAGTGACATTTCTGTAGGAGAGGCACAATTAGTTGAAATTGCAAAATCATTAGCAAATGAACCTAAAATTTTAATTCTTGATGAACCTACTGCTTCATTGACGTCAGCTGAAGTTAGTAAGTTATTTGAATCAATTAAATTGCTTCAAGCAAAAGGCATGAGTATTGTATATATAACTCATTATTTGGATGATATTATGAGTTTATGTAATGCCGTAAGTGTTTTAAGAGATGGCGAAATTATTTCTTCTTGTAAAACTGAAGATACTTCTATTGAAGAAATAATTTCAGGCATGTTAGGTGAGGATAATTTAAGCACGCGTAATTGGAGAAATAATAAAGAAGTCATTGATAAATCTGAAATGCCTTTATTGGAGTTAAAAGATATTTCAAGCTCTTATGTTAATAATATAAATTTAAAAGTATACAAAGGTGAAATTGTAGGTTTAGCTGGTTTACTTGGAAGTGGACGAACAGAAATATTAGATTTAATTTATGGTTTAACAAATAAAGATTCTGGTGATGTAATTATAAAAGGGGAAAAAGTTACTATTAATTCGGTGCAAGATGCGATTAAGAATAAGATTAGTATGTCTCCTGAAGAAAGAAGAACACAAGGCTTAGTTCTAGACTTTAGTATAAAACATAATCTTGTAATGCCAATATTAAACGAAGTATCTAAGATGTTTATGATTAATTCAAAAAAAGAAATAAAAATTGCTTCGCATAATATTTCCTATCTAAAAATTAAATGTAATGGTCCAGAGCAGGCAATAAAATATCTATCTGGGGGAAATCAACAAAAAGTTGTTATAGGAAAGTGTTTGGCTAGTAAATCAAATATTCTACTTTTAAATGATCCCACTTTTGGAATTGATATTCACTCAAAGCTTCAAATTATGAATATTATAAAAGAGTACGTAAAAGAAGGAAACTGTGTCATTTTTGTTTCCTCAGAATTTAAAGAAATTGCTGATTTTTGTGATAGGACATATATCGTAAAAAAAAGAGAAATTGTAAAAGAGTTAAACAATGATGGCTTAAGTGAAGAAAAACTTTTACAAGAAGTACAATAA
- a CDS encoding substrate-binding domain-containing protein has product MKKSIGWVLSLSLMLSSLLGAASILKTKGPNGNSAVSYKEINISNDQKDQIRKKNLKAVLLLHTSSDFTNSIKLGVQESFKNLGIDLVLTTDAGFDSNKQRMDIETAMVLNPDIIITLILDPVSGAVALRPAIEKGIKIVLISNLPKDFKHLKDYASIVTDDLFGMGEAVAQMMNTQLKGKGNVALMYHDANYYVTNQRDQAVKSVLIKEYPSINIITSKGIANPSDAEAIAGAIITQNPNVNAIYAPWDSIAEGVVAAARSANRRDIKIYTMDLGEINALDMAKGRNISGIIADLPYELGETVAKVGALNVINIKTPPFITVPAIKISKDNLEEAWKESLKRDLPKSVKRALSR; this is encoded by the coding sequence ATGAAAAAAAGTATTGGTTGGGTATTAAGCCTAAGTTTAATGTTAAGTTCACTTCTTGGGGCTGCTTCAATTTTGAAAACAAAGGGTCCAAATGGTAATAGTGCTGTTTCATATAAAGAAATTAATATTTCTAATGATCAAAAAGATCAAATAAGAAAGAAGAATTTGAAAGCAGTTTTATTGTTACATACGAGTTCTGATTTTACGAATTCGATTAAACTTGGAGTGCAAGAGTCTTTTAAAAATCTTGGTATAGATTTAGTCTTAACAACGGATGCTGGTTTTGATTCAAATAAACAACGTATGGATATTGAAACAGCTATGGTATTAAACCCTGATATTATTATTACATTAATATTAGATCCCGTTTCAGGCGCGGTGGCATTAAGACCAGCTATTGAAAAAGGTATAAAAATTGTATTAATTAGCAACTTACCTAAGGATTTTAAACATCTTAAAGATTATGCATCTATTGTAACAGATGATTTATTTGGAATGGGAGAAGCTGTTGCACAAATGATGAATACACAGTTAAAGGGTAAAGGTAATGTTGCCTTAATGTACCATGATGCGAATTATTATGTTACCAATCAAAGAGATCAAGCTGTTAAATCAGTTTTAATCAAAGAATACCCCAGTATTAATATTATCACCTCAAAAGGAATTGCAAATCCCAGTGATGCGGAAGCAATTGCGGGCGCTATTATTACTCAAAATCCAAATGTTAATGCAATTTATGCACCTTGGGACAGTATTGCAGAAGGTGTTGTAGCAGCAGCAAGATCAGCGAATAGAAGAGATATTAAAATATATACTATGGATTTAGGTGAAATTAATGCACTAGATATGGCAAAAGGAAGAAATATTTCTGGAATAATTGCTGATTTACCTTATGAATTAGGGGAAACGGTTGCTAAAGTGGGAGCATTAAATGTAATTAATATAAAAACACCACCTTTTATTACAGTTCCTGCTATTAAAATTTCAAAAGATAATTTAGAAGAAGCGTGGAAAGAATCATTAAAAAGAGATTTACCAAAATCGGTTAAGAGAGCATTATCTAGATGA
- a CDS encoding ATP-binding protein: MFITGKPVTGENFIGRNKHLALFKTYIDHNQSFMIKAPRRFGKTSLVKHMLKNKKEYEFVYVDIKRASSLTALADTIIDSAYKIYSIDNFLYQTKNSMFDLFKAIQKLKIDDIAESTIKILENKKIDDVEYYLHSLNIMNSIAKKKNINIKFALDEFQDILNIATDEILIKSSSVMKQHENITYIFLGSMETIMTKIFEYRTSPFFPFVTIVSLLPLDIDELYEYSILQFKNKGIKCESLRYLLDYLGGHPDYSLQVLQHLYFKAIVNNIKELTNKDGYESLIDVILNNKAYLDEVLSNAKLKKHSLNVLYSIANKEKINLNSKTLYNVNSSLEDKGLIKKIGQGKYIINNIFLDIYFQQKEEKITLPNYIL; the protein is encoded by the coding sequence ATGTTTATAACGGGTAAACCAGTAACGGGAGAAAATTTTATTGGTAGAAACAAACATTTAGCACTGTTTAAAACTTATATTGACCACAATCAGTCATTTATGATTAAAGCGCCAAGAAGATTTGGGAAAACCTCTTTGGTAAAACATATGCTAAAAAATAAAAAAGAGTATGAATTTGTATATGTTGATATTAAAAGAGCTAGTTCTCTTACCGCATTAGCAGATACGATAATAGACAGTGCATATAAAATATATTCGATTGATAACTTCTTATATCAAACAAAAAACTCAATGTTTGATCTTTTCAAAGCTATTCAAAAATTAAAAATAGATGATATTGCAGAATCTACAATTAAGATACTTGAAAATAAAAAGATTGATGACGTTGAATACTATTTACATAGTTTAAATATTATGAATAGTATTGCAAAAAAGAAAAATATAAATATTAAGTTTGCTCTTGATGAATTTCAAGATATTTTAAATATAGCTACAGATGAAATTTTAATTAAAAGCAGTTCTGTGATGAAACAGCATGAAAATATTACCTATATTTTTCTGGGGAGTATGGAGACAATTATGACGAAAATCTTTGAATACAGAACTTCGCCCTTCTTTCCTTTTGTAACAATTGTTTCACTTTTACCCTTAGACATAGATGAGTTATACGAATATAGTATTTTACAGTTTAAAAATAAAGGTATTAAATGTGAATCACTAAGGTATCTACTAGATTACTTGGGAGGACATCCTGATTATTCATTACAAGTATTGCAGCACTTATATTTTAAAGCCATTGTAAATAATATAAAGGAGCTTACAAATAAAGATGGGTATGAAAGTTTAATAGATGTAATTTTAAATAATAAAGCTTACTTAGATGAAGTATTATCTAACGCAAAACTGAAAAAACACTCGTTAAATGTTTTATATTCAATTGCAAACAAAGAGAAAATTAACCTAAATAGTAAAACTTTATATAATGTAAACAGTTCTTTAGAAGATAAAGGACTAATAAAAAAAATTGGACAAGGAAAATATATAATTAATAATATCTTTTTAGATATATATTTTCAACAAAAAGAAGAAAAAATTACTTTACCAAATTATATTTTATAA
- the uxuA gene encoding mannonate dehydratase has protein sequence MKMTFRWYGTNDVISLAHIKQIPGISGVVSSLVDIPVGEVWQKKDIKNLQDEVHAHGLALEIIESVNVHEDIKLGLPSRDKYIQNYKETLKNLSEFGIETVCYNFMPIFDWTRTELAKELEDKSTVLSFDYTQLKDLSAKELIERIKKDSNDMDLPGWETERLDKIEGLFEAYEKVNEEQLWKNLEYFLKEIIPYAQNCNIKMAIHPDDPPFSIFGLPRIMTNASNLQRVLDIIPSLSNGLALCSGSLGPNEDNDIPSMIRDFGAQGKIHFAHVRNVKRKGEKSFHESSHLSSDGSLDIYEIMKAYNDINFQGHIRPDHGRMIWGEKGMPGYGLYDRALGITYLNGLNEAISKAKNKE, from the coding sequence ATGAAAATGACATTCAGATGGTATGGAACAAATGATGTGATTTCTTTAGCCCATATTAAACAAATACCTGGAATTTCTGGAGTAGTTAGTTCTTTAGTAGATATTCCAGTAGGTGAAGTATGGCAGAAAAAAGATATAAAGAATTTACAAGATGAAGTACATGCACATGGTTTAGCTTTAGAAATTATTGAGAGTGTAAATGTTCATGAAGATATTAAACTGGGTTTACCTTCAAGAGATAAATATATACAAAACTACAAAGAAACACTAAAAAATTTATCTGAATTTGGTATTGAAACGGTTTGTTATAATTTTATGCCAATATTCGATTGGACAAGAACGGAACTTGCAAAAGAATTAGAGGATAAATCTACCGTTTTATCTTTTGACTATACACAATTAAAAGATCTTAGCGCCAAAGAACTAATTGAGCGAATAAAAAAAGATTCAAATGACATGGACTTACCAGGTTGGGAAACTGAGCGTTTGGATAAAATTGAAGGTTTATTTGAAGCCTATGAAAAAGTAAATGAAGAACAACTTTGGAAAAACTTAGAATATTTTTTAAAAGAAATTATTCCTTATGCCCAAAACTGCAATATTAAAATGGCAATACATCCAGATGATCCTCCTTTTAGTATTTTTGGACTTCCAAGAATCATGACCAATGCTTCTAATTTACAAAGAGTACTTGATATTATTCCTTCGCTTTCAAATGGTTTAGCTCTTTGCTCTGGTTCATTAGGGCCAAATGAAGACAATGATATTCCTTCTATGATAAGAGATTTTGGAGCGCAGGGAAAAATTCATTTTGCCCATGTACGAAATGTAAAACGCAAAGGTGAAAAAAGTTTTCATGAGAGCTCTCATTTATCAAGTGATGGTTCTTTGGATATTTATGAAATTATGAAAGCCTATAATGATATTAATTTCCAAGGACATATACGTCCCGATCATGGAAGAATGATTTGGGGAGAAAAAGGTATGCCTGGATATGGATTATACGACAGAGCTCTTGGAATTACGTATTTAAATGGACTTAATGAAGCCATTTCTAAAGCAAAAAATAAAGAGTAA
- a CDS encoding 2-dehydro-3-deoxygalactonokinase produces the protein MTKLIIVDWGTSNFRAQVLNEKLEEVHSISSNEGMLQLKKNEFHAYLINILKDYLDENSIIIMSGMVGSMNGWIETPYVVCDTSLSLLSKELVKIPDIKENIYIVPGVKSLKNNKIDLMRGEEVQVFGALKLLNKKDAMLILPGTHSKWVEVRGEKIIDFKSNMTGEVFNLLSTKSLLAKSISSHVINEDTFKKGLELSFTDTGLLNQIFQARAQASILGEHNVYSFLSGIIIGNEIKEMKNVYECKEVIVVGSSSLNDLYTLALNFYKIKIQKVDAGLATQESMKVLYKEIRNSRNLI, from the coding sequence ATGACTAAGCTCATAATAGTAGATTGGGGTACAAGTAATTTTAGAGCACAGGTTCTAAATGAAAAACTTGAAGAAGTTCACAGTATTTCTTCAAATGAGGGAATGTTACAATTAAAAAAAAATGAATTTCATGCGTATTTAATTAATATTCTAAAAGACTATTTAGATGAAAACAGCATTATAATAATGTCTGGAATGGTTGGAAGTATGAATGGTTGGATAGAAACTCCTTATGTAGTCTGTGATACTTCTTTATCTTTACTTTCTAAAGAACTTGTAAAAATTCCTGATATCAAAGAAAATATTTATATTGTTCCTGGCGTTAAAAGTTTAAAAAATAATAAAATTGATCTAATGAGAGGAGAAGAAGTACAAGTTTTTGGTGCTTTAAAATTATTAAATAAAAAAGATGCAATGTTGATTCTTCCAGGAACTCATTCTAAATGGGTAGAAGTAAGAGGTGAAAAGATTATTGATTTTAAAAGCAATATGACAGGAGAGGTGTTTAATTTATTAAGTACCAAAAGTCTTTTGGCAAAATCAATTTCATCTCATGTAATAAACGAAGATACTTTTAAAAAAGGTTTGGAATTATCTTTTACTGATACCGGTTTACTTAATCAAATTTTTCAAGCACGAGCACAAGCTTCTATTCTAGGTGAGCATAATGTATATTCTTTTCTTTCTGGAATAATTATTGGAAATGAAATTAAAGAAATGAAAAATGTATATGAATGTAAGGAAGTTATTGTAGTTGGTTCTTCTTCTTTAAATGATTTATATACGCTAGCTCTTAATTTTTACAAAATTAAGATACAAAAGGTTGATGCAGGACTTGCTACGCAAGAATCAATGAAAGTTTTATATAAAGAAATAAGAAATTCAAGGAATTTAATATGA
- a CDS encoding 2-dehydro-3-deoxy-6-phosphogalactonate aldolase: MNYNEVLDETRLIAILRGITPSEILGVAKILVKSGFKIIEVPLNSPDAFKSIKMLVDEYKNDKDIFIGAGTVCTVKDVETLKETGASLVISPNVDAEVIKRSRELNLISSPGFLTPSEAYIAIKAGAHSLKLFPFKRFGIGYYNDIKVIIPKEYPLVVVGGVDEENISTLLEEGVEYFGLGSSLYKPSMDLGLLKTKADFFVKAIKNYYD, translated from the coding sequence ATGAATTATAATGAAGTTTTAGACGAGACTAGGTTGATTGCTATTTTAAGAGGTATTACACCTTCTGAAATATTAGGGGTGGCAAAAATATTGGTTAAAAGTGGATTTAAAATAATTGAGGTTCCTTTAAATTCTCCTGATGCTTTTAAAAGTATTAAAATGCTTGTTGATGAGTATAAAAATGACAAAGATATTTTTATTGGTGCTGGAACAGTATGCACTGTAAAAGATGTTGAAACATTAAAAGAAACAGGTGCATCTTTGGTTATTTCCCCGAATGTTGATGCAGAAGTTATTAAAAGAAGCAGGGAATTAAATCTTATTTCAAGCCCTGGGTTTTTAACTCCAAGTGAGGCTTATATTGCTATTAAAGCAGGTGCTCATTCTTTAAAACTCTTTCCTTTCAAACGTTTTGGTATTGGTTATTACAATGATATAAAAGTTATTATTCCCAAAGAATATCCTTTAGTTGTAGTAGGTGGAGTAGATGAGGAAAATATTTCTACTTTATTAGAAGAGGGAGTGGAATATTTTGGATTAGGAAGTTCTTTATATAAACCTTCTATGGACCTAGGTTTACTTAAAACAAAAGCAGATTTTTTTGTTAAAGCAATCAAGAACTATTATGACTAA
- a CDS encoding LacI family DNA-binding transcriptional regulator, with product MGIRKIAALANVSIATVSRVLNTPELVKENTRNKVLKIAQELEYHKYNSSYTPALKKDEIAVIMPDVINSFFARILEGIVKQAKALKLPLNLYLTHDDPEEELIAVDTILQKQTRGVILIRSRNKEKESSKTILKLNKYNIPFVLVDRDISSTNNSGVFLSNANAVYDAINLLLQDGYENISIIAGSKNSLNSNQRLDGYKEALNKHNIISQESNIYRGDFSMQSGLELTREILKKKVLPEAIFSCANEITIGCLKAISEHGLRVGKDIKLFSFNKLDASYLNNFDISYVEHPVESMGEKSVTILKNKFVGTKGLIREIVNYKIHY from the coding sequence ATGGGAATTAGAAAAATAGCTGCTTTAGCAAATGTTTCAATTGCAACTGTTTCAAGAGTACTAAATACACCAGAGTTAGTAAAAGAAAACACCAGAAACAAAGTATTGAAAATTGCTCAAGAACTTGAGTATCATAAATACAATAGTTCTTATACTCCCGCTTTGAAAAAAGATGAAATTGCAGTAATTATGCCTGATGTAATAAACTCCTTTTTTGCAAGAATACTTGAAGGTATTGTTAAACAAGCAAAAGCACTAAAATTGCCATTAAACCTCTATTTAACGCATGATGATCCAGAAGAAGAACTCATAGCAGTAGATACTATTCTTCAAAAACAAACAAGAGGTGTTATTTTAATTCGTTCTCGTAATAAAGAAAAAGAATCTTCTAAAACAATTTTAAAATTGAACAAATACAATATTCCTTTTGTTTTAGTTGACAGAGATATTTCTTCTACTAATAACTCTGGGGTATTTTTATCAAATGCAAATGCAGTGTACGATGCTATTAATTTATTGCTGCAAGATGGTTATGAAAACATTTCCATTATTGCAGGAAGTAAAAACAGTTTAAATTCTAATCAACGCTTAGACGGTTATAAAGAAGCCTTGAATAAACATAATATTATAAGCCAAGAAAGTAATATTTACAGGGGTGATTTTTCAATGCAAAGTGGACTCGAGTTAACCAGAGAGATTTTAAAGAAAAAAGTGCTACCAGAAGCGATATTTTCGTGTGCAAATGAAATTACTATTGGCTGTTTAAAAGCAATTTCCGAGCATGGTTTAAGAGTGGGAAAAGATATTAAACTGTTTTCTTTTAACAAATTAGATGCCTCTTATTTAAACAATTTTGACATTTCTTATGTAGAGCATCCGGTTGAATCTATGGGTGAAAAAAGCGTTACAATATTAAAAAATAAATTTGTTGGAACAAAGGGTTTAATTAGAGAAATCGTTAATTATAAAATACACTATTAA
- a CDS encoding carbohydrate ABC transporter substrate-binding protein: MKTLKKMTVALSLLGSLSLYSAEVEVLHWWSSGSEAESIGKLKGLLEESGHTWKDFSVAGGNGVNAMTVLKSRVIAGNPPSAAQIKGPSIQEWSEIGSTLNLNDVAKANNWDKIIPARFAEHMKYKGNYVAVPVNVHKINWMWVNPAIFKKAGASIPTTWEQFEVAAKKIKAAGFIPVAAGGQAWQETTMFETIVLGVGGADFYTKALVDLDEKALASDTIKKSFDILRMVKSFTDKNAPGRDWNLATSMVYKGEAAMLFMGDWAKGEFKVAGKKVGIDYVALDTPQTSGSYIYNIDSFVMFDQKDAKKAVAQKKLAQLILDKSFQVTFNTKKGSIPISLEAPRTQFDDIALRSMDQLNAASYSKTLVPSMAHQMAITDNLKGVFFDVVTNFYNSKMSSAEATKILASTIKSEKE; this comes from the coding sequence ATGAAAACATTAAAAAAAATGACAGTGGCTCTATCATTACTTGGGTCTTTATCTTTATACAGTGCAGAAGTAGAAGTTTTACATTGGTGGTCAAGTGGTTCTGAAGCTGAGTCAATTGGAAAATTAAAAGGTTTATTAGAAGAAAGTGGTCATACATGGAAAGATTTTTCAGTGGCTGGTGGAAATGGTGTAAATGCTATGACTGTACTTAAAAGTAGAGTTATTGCTGGTAATCCTCCTAGTGCTGCACAAATTAAAGGACCAAGTATTCAAGAGTGGTCAGAAATTGGTTCAACCCTTAATCTTAATGACGTTGCAAAAGCAAATAACTGGGATAAAATAATTCCTGCTCGTTTTGCTGAACATATGAAATACAAAGGTAATTATGTAGCTGTTCCTGTAAATGTACATAAAATTAACTGGATGTGGGTTAATCCAGCTATTTTCAAAAAAGCAGGTGCTTCTATTCCAACTACATGGGAACAATTTGAAGTAGCCGCTAAAAAAATCAAAGCAGCTGGATTTATTCCTGTAGCAGCTGGTGGACAAGCATGGCAAGAAACTACAATGTTTGAAACTATTGTTTTAGGTGTTGGTGGAGCTGATTTTTATACGAAAGCATTAGTTGATTTAGATGAAAAAGCGCTGGCGTCTGATACGATCAAAAAATCTTTTGACATCTTAAGAATGGTTAAATCATTTACTGATAAAAATGCCCCAGGAAGAGACTGGAATTTAGCTACATCAATGGTATACAAAGGTGAAGCAGCTATGTTATTTATGGGAGATTGGGCTAAAGGAGAATTTAAAGTTGCTGGTAAAAAAGTAGGTATTGATTATGTTGCTTTAGATACACCTCAAACGTCTGGTTCTTATATTTATAATATTGATTCATTTGTAATGTTTGATCAAAAAGATGCTAAAAAAGCAGTTGCTCAGAAAAAACTGGCACAACTTATTTTAGATAAAAGTTTTCAAGTTACCTTTAATACAAAAAAAGGTTCAATTCCAATTTCACTAGAAGCTCCAAGAACACAGTTTGATGATATTGCTTTAAGATCAATGGATCAATTAAATGCTGCATCTTATTCTAAAACATTAGTACCTAGTATGGCGCATCAAATGGCTATTACTGATAATTTAAAAGGTGTATTTTTTGATGTAGTTACAAACTTCTATAATTCAAAAATGTCTTCAGCTGAAGCTACTAAAATATTAGCTTCTACAATTAAAAGCGAAAAAGAATAA
- a CDS encoding sugar ABC transporter permease yields the protein MKSKLKILENAIPKLIVSPTFLIMIIFIYGFIFWNMILSLTNSKILPVYTFAGLKQYISLFGNAKWWLAMENLFIFSSLFIGFCLLIGLLLAIFIDQKIRFEGIFRTIYLYPMALSFIATGTVWQWMLNPGLGLENFVIQMGFPNFTFDWIVNSEMSIYTIVIAAVWQSTGFVMVMILAGLRGISSEVMNAAKLDGASMPRIYWKIIIPQLGPVFFSSVIILMHLAIKTFDLVLVMTKAGPGYSSIMPSLFMFDYSFARNKLAFGASSAMIMLFIIMIFIVPYLYRELRKNS from the coding sequence ATGAAAAGTAAACTTAAGATTTTAGAGAATGCTATTCCTAAATTAATTGTAAGTCCTACTTTTCTAATTATGATCATCTTTATATACGGGTTTATTTTTTGGAATATGATTTTATCATTGACCAATTCAAAAATATTACCTGTATATACCTTTGCCGGACTGAAACAATATATTTCTTTGTTCGGCAATGCAAAATGGTGGCTAGCAATGGAAAATTTATTTATTTTCTCATCATTATTTATAGGTTTTTGCCTATTAATAGGTCTATTGTTAGCTATCTTTATTGATCAAAAAATTAGATTTGAAGGTATTTTTAGAACCATTTATTTATATCCTATGGCTTTATCTTTTATAGCAACAGGAACGGTATGGCAATGGATGTTAAATCCTGGTTTGGGTTTAGAAAATTTTGTAATACAAATGGGTTTTCCTAACTTTACCTTTGACTGGATTGTAAATTCAGAAATGTCCATTTATACTATTGTAATAGCAGCCGTTTGGCAATCTACTGGTTTTGTCATGGTTATGATTCTTGCAGGGTTAAGAGGAATATCTTCTGAAGTTATGAATGCAGCGAAACTGGATGGTGCATCAATGCCTAGAATTTATTGGAAGATAATTATTCCTCAATTAGGACCAGTATTTTTTTCAAGCGTAATAATATTAATGCACTTAGCAATTAAAACCTTCGATTTAGTTTTAGTTATGACAAAAGCAGGTCCTGGATACTCAAGTATCATGCCTTCACTGTTTATGTTTGATTATTCATTCGCAAGAAATAAATTGGCTTTTGGAGCATCATCTGCCATGATAATGTTGTTTATTATCATGATATTTATTGTTCCGTACTTATACAGAGAATTAAGGAAAAATTCATGA